A DNA window from Pseudorasbora parva isolate DD20220531a chromosome 5, ASM2467924v1, whole genome shotgun sequence contains the following coding sequences:
- the LOC137075703 gene encoding bromodomain adjacent to zinc finger domain protein 2B isoform X6, producing MESAERLVSPTSSQTSIRATANPEDSPPTTHSKSGHLFRMVGNQSLGISSVSGGFPMINHPAFSLHSSSPVRSEFGGLGTLGMSAALAAHSQLGALPDWWRSVDAQGQGTAAFFPHLLGLPALFSASSLNHEQTLLQSHARRTPAKVGLNGSVNGKTNSTPSPALKPPDQTKSPKTSSKPALHQLEEKNRLKTKDQKLRSKVPDVSINSDSQSASSSDSSSDALSSSDSDDLEDVDDDDDDDDDDDDDSDDSVDSEKCRKDPKGIRKPASHIQAFRPTEDPSKQTSVIHATGQAASAKPLALVTQRRRERDAPSPKDLPLSFTKTASHSSSPKPPSLTPSPKPLSFSPTPPSSKSTPLQSDRLKTCKNYLDKTLLTINHISKLKQPSLPQESIKQAFPPQESQNSQKLQYSAFLPSLPTENHHPGAVQDAPLALITKPRCQSARVPDKPLMAATSPAFNTPINLSTTAARETGPSETSPGLTQRTVKRPSLVENFRGVESDHPDSKDSDDSLMEDEDENDISNDSLSDSDSNLDSDSDDEDGKDEEMDTDFEMDRTPLKLNKSSASVLDSSHSTSPTPLNLQVQKTPVTATPTNSGNSANHSPLFSSYSGATPPGKRRRVTDECALRKPLDYGWQRETRITNMSGRLRGEVAYYAPCGRKLRQYPDVIKYLTRNGISDITRDHFSFSAKIKVGDFYEARDGPQGLQWCLMKEEEVVPRILAMEGRRGRLKHLDPLRNPAADSARSRRKSRAPDESEADALSTSEAKLMRKLEAQEIARQAAQMKLMRKLEKQALARAAKEARRQQAIMAAEERRKHKEQMKILKQQEKFKRIQQVRMEKELRARQILEAKRKKKEEAANAKILEAEKRIKEKELRRQQAIILKHQELERHRLDMVWERERHRQHVMLMKAVEARKKAEEKERLKQEKRDEKRLNKERKLELRRLELEMAKELNKPNEDMCLTDMKPLPVLSRIAGLVLPGGCFSDCLMVMQFLRCFGKVLGFDLNADVPSLGVLQAGLLNVGDSMSFIQDLLVRMLSAAVCDPGLPAGHRAKTALGDHVTNVGLNRHNVSEVLQIYMEAHCGQTELASLAESLKTKAFQAHTPSQKAAILAFLVNELSCSKTVVSEIDRNIDSMTNLRRDKWLIEGNLRKLRSIYAKRTGKRESSIGGEEGQASGTPANSRKRKRKGGESDDDDEEDDDSDEQGEEDEDEEYFGGKKGKKAEACEDEDEGDQSTSIEELERQIEKLSKQQTQLRRKLFEASHSLRSVMFGQDRYKRRYWVLPQCGGIFVEGLESGEGPVELQRERERLKNAHLVQVKVEPVEEPDEKYGSAELKREPPQDVDSLNLFLQKPDSFSKLSKLLEVAKMSSKVSCRQNGSPKQQTTLSSIPDPDHLINNAYLTNAQQQIRNDQLYKVLTERSAHWFSLLPRSPCDVSSLTESPHSAPPSSSAQTSNGRAPFATCPSSTAGINSFSLAAQMRMKSGVPLIDLPFCAWSNGNLSPNVMFSGISMAQILSGVQPLSEVNANVNVSRSKSSSPESPVEKSLCTPSPAIEVARNQDYPSPEPIPEEMLTGWWKVTDIEELRSIEKACHSRGIREKQLQKQLQKHMEYIGQVCSRNRDVTVIDVSELEENQVSEDTVQGWCVEEQAMDMDIGILQQVEELEHKVTSASLQVKGWMHPVPQSQSEDLVYYEHKPVVDTSKERCDKNDCGIVRRVNNPLDIAVTRLAELERNIERRAEEDVAPGMRQWRKAVCEVRSASQLSLCVQQLQKSIAWEKSIMKVYCQLCHKGDNEELLLLCDGCDKGCHTYCHKPKITTIPDGDWFCPACISQASSQSLKTKKPLNRSSGGLKKPAEAKRHRKPSVAGDNSEDDSGSANSTPKKLSKEIKKRRTEDNPSPNSAKQESPACVKKPKTVRDNSRDLVMCRILLAELESHQDAGPFLTPVSSKSVPGYRKIIKKPMDFSTIRDKLTNSQYLNLETFIIDVNLVFDNCEKFNEDNSDIGRAGHALRRFFQRRWTELLRQNPLKPGLGT from the exons GTCATTTGTTCCGAATGGTTGGCAATCAGAGCTTGGGAATTTCTTCAGTTTCCGGTGGCTTTCCCATGATCAATCATCCAGCCTTCAGTCTGCACTCCTCTTCCCCTGTCCGATCTGAATTCGGAGGTCTGGGAACTCTGGGAATGTCGGCAGCTTTGGCCGCCCACTCTCAGCTCGGAGCTTTGCCAG ATTGGTGGCGTTCTGTAGATGCTCAAGGTCAGGGGACAGCTGCCTTTTTTCCACATCTTCTTGGTCTGCCGGCATTATTCAGTGCATCATCGCTGAACCATGAACAAACCCTCCTCCAGTCTCATGCCCGACGCACTCCTGCTAAAG TAGGGCTGAACGGCTCTGTCAATGGAAAAACAAACTCCACACCTTCTCCAGCCCTCAAACCTCCAGATCAGACCAAGAGTCCGAAAACCAGCTCAAAACCAGCACTACACCAGCTAGAAGAGAAAAACAGACTCAAAACAAAGGACCAG AAGCTTCGTAGCAAAGTGCCAGATGTCTCCATCAACAGCGACAGCCAATCAGCATCCAGCTCTGACAGCTCAAGCGATGCTCTTAGCAGCTCTGACTCAGATGACCTGGAGGATGTTGACGACGACgacgacgatgatgatgatgatgatgatgatagtgatgatAGTGTGGACTCAGAAAAGTGCAGAAAAGATCCGAAAGGTATCCGAAAG CCTGCATCGCACATCCAGGCGTTCAGGCCCACGGAGGATCCCAGCAAACAAACCAGTGTCATCCACGCTACAGGTCAAGCAGCCAGCGCAAAACCACTTGCGTTAGTCACACAGCGGCGCAGAGAGCGGGATGCACCTTCCCCTAAAGACCTGCCTCTGTCCTTTACGAAAACCGCCTCACACTCATCCTCTCCAAAACCACCTTCCCTCACCCCATCGCCGAAGCCTCTGTCTTTCTCTCCCACACCGCCCTCCTCGAAATCCACTCCTCTGCAGTCGGACCGTCTGAAGACCTGCAAGAATTACCTCGACAAGACCCTACTGACCATTAACCACATCAGCAAACTCAAACAG CCATCGCTACCTCAAGAGTCCATCAAACAGGCCTTTCCTCCACAGGAATCACAGAACAGCCAGAAACTTCAATACAGTGCGTTCCTCCCATCTCTTCCTACTGAGAACCACCATCCCGGTGCGGTGCAGGACGCTCCTCTGGCCCTGATTACCAAACCTCGCTGCCAGAGCGCACGCGTCCCTGATAAACCACTAATGGCTGCCACCAGCCCTGCATTCAACACCCCCATTAACCTCAGCACCACGGCGGCCAGAGAAACGGGTCCATCTGAAACCTCACCTGGTCTGACACAGAGGACAGTGAAGAGACCGTCATTGGTGGAGAACTTCAGGGGGGTGGAGTCTGACCACCCCGACAGTAAAGACTCTGATGACTCATTAATGGAGGATGAGGATGAAAATGACATTTCAAACGACAGTCTTTCAG ATTCTGACAGCAACTTAGACAGTGATTCTGATGATGAGGATGGTAAAGATGAAGAGATGGACACAGATTTCGAAATGGACAGGACGCCACTCAAACTCAACAAATCCTCAGCGTCTGTACTTGACTCCTCCCACAGCACTAGCCCCACCCCTCTCAATCTACAGGTTCAGAAAACACCTGTCACAGCCACACCAACCAATTCGGGGaattcagccaatcacagcccACTTTTCTCATCCTACAGTGGTGCCACACCCCCAG GAAAAAGGAGAAGAGTCACAGATGAATGTGCACTACGGAAACCTCTAGACTATGG ATGGCAGAGAGAGACGCGCATCACAAACATGTCTGGACGTTTACGAGGAGAGGTGGCGTACTACGCTCCATGCGGCAGAAAGCTCAGACAGTATCCTGATGTTATCAAG TATCTGACCAGAAATGGAATAAGCGACATTACACGTGATCATTTTAGCTTCAGCGCTAAAATAAAGGTTGGCGACTTCTATGAAGCCAGAGATGGACCACAG GGGTTACAGTGGTGCTTGATGAAAGAGGAGGAAGTCGTTCCTCGTATCTTAGCGATGGAAGGTCGGCGGGGTCGACTGAAGCATCTCGACCCTTTGAGGAATCCTGCCGCTGACTCCGCTCGCTCCCGCAGGAAAAGCCGAGCTCCTGACGAGAGTGAAGCTGATGCTCTAAGCACGTCTGAGGCCAAACTAATGCGCAAACTGGAGGCCCAGG AAATCGCACGGCAGGCGGCTCAGATGAAGCTGATGCGTAAGCTGGAAAAGCAGGCGCTGGCACGAGCGGCCAAAGAGGCCAGGAGACAGCAAG CAATCATGGCAGCGGAGGAGCGGCGGAAACACAAGGAACAAATGAAGATTCTGAAACAGCAG GAAAAGTTCAAGAGAATCCAGCAGGTCCGTATGGAGAAAGAACTCCGTGCTCGGCAGATTTTGGAG gctaaaagaaaaaagaaggaaGAGGCTGCCAATGCCAAAATCCTAGAAGCTGAAAAGCGAataaag GAGAAGGAGCTCCGTCGACAGCAGGCCATAATCCTGAAGCACCAG GAGTTGGAGAGACATAGACTAGATATGGTATGG GAGCGGGAGAGACATCGGCAGCACGTGATGTTGATGAAGGCGGTGGAGGCCCGGAAGAAAGCTGAG GAGAAGGAGCGTCTGAAACAGGAGAAACGAGATGAGAAACGATTGAACAAAGAGCGTAAACTAGAGCTCAGGCGGCTTGAGCTGGAAATGGCCAAAGAGCTGAACAAACCCAACGAAGACATGTGTCTGACGGACATGAAG CCTCTGCCAGTGCTGTCACGGATAGCGGGTCTGGTGTTGCCGGGCGGATGTTTCTCAGACTGTCTAATGGTGATGCAGTTCCTGCGCTGTTTTGGAAAGGTCCTGGGGTTTGACCTCAATGCTGACGTGCCATCACTCGGCGTGCTGCAGGCGGGGCTGTTGAACGTTGGTGACAGCATGAGCTTCATCCAGGACCTGCTGGTGCGCATGCTGTCTGCTGCGGTGTGTGACCCAGGACTCCCTGCAGGACACAGG GCTAAGACGGCTCTGGGAGACCATGTGACTAACGTTGGCCTGAACCGGCACAATGTCTCCGAGGTGCTGCAGATCTACATGGAGGCTCACTGTGGACAGACTGAGTTAGCGTCGCTGGCCGAGAGCTTGAAGACCAAAGCTTTCCAGGCCCACACACCCTCTCAGAAAGCCGCTATACTGGCCTTCCTGGTTAATGAGCTGTCCTGCAGCAAGACTGTGGTCAG TGAGATTGACAGAAACATTGACAGCATGACCAACCTGCGACGAGACAAATGGCTGATCGAGGGGAACCTGCGGAA ACTAAGGAGCATCTACGCTAAGAGGACGGGAAAGCGGGAAAGCAGTATTGGAGGAGAGGAGGGTCAAGCCTCCGGTACGCCTGCCAACAGCCGTAAACGCAAGCGCAAAGGAGGGGagagtgatgatgatgatgaggaagaTGATGACAGTGATGAACAGGGAGAGGAGGATGAAGACGAAGAATATTTTGGTGGGAAGAAAGGGAAGAAAGCCGAGGCGTGTGAAGACGAG GATGAAGGTGATCAATCCACAAGCATTGAGGAGCTGGAGAGACAGATTGAGAAGCTCAGCAAG CAACAGACTCAGCTCCGTCGAAAGCTGTTCGAGGCGTCTCATTCCCTGCGTTCGGTGATGTTCGGTCAGGACCGTTATAAAAGACGCTACTGGGTGCTGCCGCAGTGTGGCGGGATCTTTGTGGAGGGTCTGGAGAGTGGAGAGG GTCCAGTGGAGTTGCAGAGAGAGCGGGAGAGGCTGAAGAACGCTCACCTCGTCCAGGTCAAAGTGGAGCCGGTAGAGGAGCCTGATGAAAAATACGGAAGCGCTGAGCTGAAACGCGAACCTCCGCAGGATGTAGATTCTCTCAACCTCTTCCTGCAGAAACCTGACTCTTTCTCAAAGCTCAGTAAGCTGTTGGAAGTGGCCAAGATGTCCTCCAAGGTCTCTTGTCGGCAAAATGGCAGTCCAAAACAGCAGACTACATTATCCAGCATCCCTGACCCTGATCACCTGATCAACAATGCCTACCTCACTAATGCGCAACAGCAGATCCGTAACGACCAGCTCTACAAGGTCTTGACCGAGAGGAGCGCTCATTGGTTCAGTCTGCTCCCACGCTCCCCATGTGACGTCTCATCTCTGACTGAAAGTCCACATTCAGCGCCGCCATCTTCCTCAGCACAAACGTCCAATGGCAGAGCCCCGTTTGCCACCTGTCCGTCCAGCACAGCAGGAATCAACAGCTTTTCATTAGCAGCACAGATGCGG ATGAAGTCTGGTGTGCCCTTAATAGATCTGCCGTTCTGTGCTTGGTCCAATGGAAATCTGAGTCCAAATGTGATGTTCTCTGGGATTTCCATGGCCCAGATTCTCAGTGGCGTTCAGCCGCTCTCAGAGGTTAATGCAAACGTCAATGTGAGCCGCAGTAAAAGCAGCTCTCCAGAGTCTCCGGTGGAGAAATCCCTCTGCACACCCTCACCTGCTATTGAGGTGGCTAGAAATCAGGATTACCCATCACCTGAACCTATTCCTGAAG AGATGTTGACTGGCTGGTGGAAGGTGACAGATATCGAGGAGCTACGATCCATAGAAAAAGCATGCCATTCCCGAGGGATCCGAGAGAAACAGCTGCAGAAACAACTGCAGAAACACATGGAATACATCGGCCAAGTGTGCAGCAGGAACAGAGATG TCACTGTAATCGACGTCTCTGAGCTGGAGGAGAATCAGGTCTCTGAGGACACCGTCCAAGGCTGGTGTGTGGAAGAACAGGCCATGGACATGGACATTGGCATCCTGCAACAGGTCGAGGAACTGGAGCACAAAGTCACTTCAGCCAGTCTGCAAGTTAAG GGCTGGATGCATCCAGTTCCCCAGTCACAAAGTGAAGACCTGGTCTATTACGAGCACAAACCTGTCGTGGATACCAGCAAAGAAAGATGCGACAAGAACGACTGTGGCATCGTGCGTCGTGTGAACAATCCTCTAGATATCGCAGTGACGCGCCTGGCAGAGCTGGAGAGGAACATTGAGCGAAG GGCTGAGGAAGATGTGGCTCCAGGAATGAGGCAGTGGCGTAAAGCTGTCTGCGAGGTGCGCAGTGCGAGTCAGCTCTCTCTGTGCGTACAGCAGCTGCAGAAGTCCATCGCCTGGGAGAAATCCATCATGAAAGTG TACTGTCAGCTGTGCCATAAGGGCGACAACGAGGAGCTCCTGCTGCTGTGTGACGGATGTGATAAAGGCTGCCACACGTACTGCCATAAGCCCAAGATCACCACCATCCCAGACGGAGACTGGTTCTGCCCGGCCTGCATATCCCAG GCGAGCAGTCAGTCCCTGAAGACCAAGAAGCCCTTGAACCGTTCGAGCGGAGGCCTGAAGAAACCTGCTGAGGCCAAACGCCACAGGAAGCCATCTGTAGCCGGAGACAACTCGGAGGACGATTCAGGCAGTGCCAACAGCACTCCCAAAAAACTGTCAAAGGAGATAAAGAAGAGAAGGACAGAGGACAATCCTTCTCCAAACTCAGCAAAGCAAGAGAGTCCAGCGTGTGTGAAGAAACCCAAAACGGTCAGAGATAACAGTAGA